The sequence AATTAACTTGCTATCTAGACATAGCACAACTCCAACAAAAAATATCCTTAGATATCTCCAAGGTACAAAAGATCTTGATTTATTATATCAGAAAATCCAAGACACGATTTGGTTGGATATACTAATGCTAGCTATTTATATGATCCTCATAATGCCATATCACAAAACAGACTTTGTATTATTATACAATGGAATAGTATTCTCATGGAAGTCAACAAAACAGTCTTTTGTGGCTACTTCCATTAACCATTCTAAAATAATTGTATTATATGAAACATCGCTTAAATGTGTATGGTTTTGCAAAATGATCAACCATATACAagaatcatgtggtattggttcttAGAATTACCTACCGTtgtctatgaagataatgctgcttgtattgctcaaatgtaTACATGTTATATAAAGAGTGATATCATAAAGCATATTGCCGAAAATTATATCTATCGacaatatctacaactttgcagTGAATAATTTTCCATTTGAATCCgtttatatgcaaaaaaaaaaaatggttataaattttagatctgAACTAGATCAGAAAATTCTAGCCACTTTTTGAGCATCTAAACGGATTAAATGGAAAAGTGTTTAACTGCAAAGTTATAGATATCGTCGATAAGtataattttcatttaaagATCATTTCTATTAGAGATCATatgaaaagttataaatttttctttgaatatcaTATGTAGGACACTGGATCTATCGGTAATTAGAGTACTGACATGCCTCCATGCGTGTGACAAATAGGATGTCAGCACTTCGATAACCGATAGGTGGCTAGGGTAATTTGAGTGCTGACTGATacctatttttgtaaatttcccatttttaataatatttttgtaatttttaataaaataatattatttaaaaaattcctAGGATTAGATATTTTGGCgattttctcccttttttattataaaatttctaaagtattctaaaatttctaaattattctacaaacataaaaataaaaataaattacctctcctcctccttctcatccttctcctccttctcatcctcctctcaTCCCTTCTCTTACGTGCATGCTGCATGCGGCGTCGTCTGCTCCTTTCTCTGCGTAGAACCAAAACGAATGGGTTGAGTCCCTAAGCGGCGACAGCGCGACACGTTATAAAGATGCCTATCAACACTGTTCATAAAAGCAGTTGCCGATATGATActaatttgacaaaatttcGAAAACACAtactatttttgcatttttattaaattaatattatttttaaaaaatcgaAAGAGATGGACACTCATGCGAATTGGTCCAAGTACCTAAGCGATTTCCGTTCCAAATAAGTACCTAAGCGATGCCCTAAGAGCAAGATCCAAACCCATGCGAATTGGCTGGATCAGAAGAACTCGTGTGCTAGACATGTCAATTTCGGTCGTAATCTGCCAGCAGGATAAGAGAGCGATGCGTACGTGGTCTTCAGCCTATCGCATTCTGGGCCCAGCGTAGACATCATTTTGGTGACAAGGTTGACTTGGACCGGAGAGACAAGCCAGCCAGGCTGGAAAGTTggaccaagaaaaaaaaacactacaaAATCAGCTTAAGTCTTTGATAAAAGGAGGGGCACAACCAAGTGCAACGTGCCAATATCTCGTGCGTTTTTGTTCAGTCGTCATTCGTCAATCATACTTTGGATGTTTCCGATAGCATTCACACTTCAGAAGAGTGAAGGTCATTATTGTTACACTTTTTCAAATACCATAGTGAAGCTTAAAATTGTTGCCGAGTTAGCTTTTTTAATGGATAGGTTATTAGTTCCTAGGTATAGCTCTCGAGCTCGATGAAGGAGGCTACCTTAGTCGAGCTTGAAGTGACCAAAGTACTCTGGAAATTTTTGGAGGACGTACCCTAGCAAAAGTCCAAGTAATTGTCTCCACTGACCGCGGAAACTTCGGATGTAAACCATGGTGCTAGCAAGTTAAGCGTAACCATGTCTGTCCGCCACGAGTGTGCTCCTCGTAGAGAGAGGCGACCAAAGGACGATTTCCGCTTGTCCACCGTCGATCGTGCTTGTTTCTCTCCTCCGGTGTCATCTTCGACGTCAGGAGGGGAGGAGGTCAATTCACCGCTAGTACCTCTAGTTTAGCGGTTGTAGTATTGTAGATCTAAGGGTACGTCGTCGATAGCAGTGACTCGCTGGATTTGCTTTTCATTGTTGTCTCTGATGGGTCTCCGGTGGCATTGATGGCCTAGGTGAGCTCGTCGGCGATAACTGTGATAGGTTTGTATATATGGTTCCTATGTTTGGAGGATGCTTTTGATCCTTTTTATATTTGTTGGTGTCTTCAGATCACCAATGGTTGCTTCGGCGAAGGCCAATTTGCTTTTGGGTAGCCGAACCTTGCTCCAGCGTCGGCCAATATGTTTTTCTTGATCGATTTTGACGACGCTGTTGTTGATATTCGTTCAGCGTGTCAGATACATCCTGACAGTCGTCCTGGGGTGTTGACTCTTGTGGCATCTTCCAAGGTTTGGGCTCATCGCTAAGGTTGCCCGAAGGGTTGAGTTACTACAGTAGATCTGTACGTCACAACGGCGGAGCGTTCCGGTGGTTGATGGGATGCTCCATGGAAAAGATTGCCCTAGGTGTACTTGTTAGTTATTTACTTTTCATCTAGATATCTGTTGTAAGATGCGGATACACTATGCTTTCAGTTTAATATAAATCTCATCCCATTCAAAAAAAAGTTACACGTAATCATAGCCGGTATTGCAAAAACATCTCATGACAACAGAGATGGAAAGCAACAGGTAAACCACAAGATTGAAATCATCCGAAACAAATATCACAGGAGAATGCATGCAGAGGCTACAAATAACCTAGCATTAATTGCATCCGGAAAAGGACCAGGCAAGAGTCACCGACGACGATATCCCATGCAGAGGCCAGAGATTCTTTCGCGTCTcctctctatctatctatcttccttttttttctaccGCTCGGAAACTGGAATTCGCATAGGTGTGGTCCACGCGCTGGCTGCAGCTATCGTTGGGTGTGATTGGTTATTATTCGTATAGGTATTATTCGTGCAGATTGTATATGTATATTGAAATAAATAGGATGGGTAAAATTATATTGGTTGAAAAAAATGTTTAGTTAATTATATCTATACGTGagctaattttttgtttgactGATCGAATTTAAGATTATATGAGTGGATGTAAGAGTTAAGATTATAATTAATTACTCGTATAAAAGTGATTTTATGACAATATAGAGTAAACCTGACTGTATAAGGAGATATAAGAGTCTGTATTTATTGGACCAAACTGTAAAGAAAAGCTCGAATTGAGCTTCCTTTCTCGGCCAACTAGATTATGTATATAAATTTGTATCTATTAAATTAGATTGAAACAACATAAGATAATATGTATCCACCGAATAAATTTGCTCTCCTAAGCAGCAACCAATCAGAACCAAAAGCTGCTGCGGCGCGCAGCGCAACCAAACACCGTCTTCACAGCAAGGCATGCAGCGGCAGCACAAACGCCGCCCAATCATGCCGGTGAAGACTCCAAAAGATAAAGATGCCTTTATGAGAGAGAGATACAGAAAGAAATCCTTCAGTCCTTTGCCACAAAGCAGCCAAGTCACACACTCCTCTCCAGTCTCCACTCAGTTGCGTTCCacttgagagagagatggcatGGAAGTCGCCGCCATGTGGCTGGAGGTGGCTGTTCTTGGTGTTCTTcctttgcttgcttgttgctGAGGTCGTCCATGGCGCAGGAGCTGAAGCAGCTGCTCCTCCTAGGGTCTTTCCAACTGAAGGTGTGTATCTTCTTGCTCAGCACCTGTACTGCATTGTGCTTTCCTTTGCTATGTAGCCTCACTGGtttggagagagggagggaggaagggagACAGGATGGCCTTTGTTTGGTAGACTTCTTCTTGAGCCACCTTTGTTTTGGATGCTTCAGCAATGCAAGAAAGAAACAGTCCATGAATCTCTAGAAAACAGAGAGGAAAAAATTCTTGGAACTTCCAAAAGGAGTGCTTACCCAAAAGTTCAGAGCAATCTGCTCCTTCATGGCTGTTTGCTCATCAGATAAAGGTCGATGCGCAAAGTCTGAGCTGCAACAGCAATGGAGATGGGCAAAATGCTCAGCATGTTGCTGTAGTCAGGAGCTCTTTTGTTCCCCCTTCATCTTCAACGCAAATAATACTGTTCTCATCAGCAGCTGAAACCCTGCGCCTGCAATCTCTTTTTGCAGTTCGTGTTCTTCGCCGGATCGCGGCCAAGCTCGGCGTGTCGCATTGGGACTTCGCCGCCGACCCGTGTGGCTCCGGCGGCGTGGAATGCGACTGCTCCTTCTCCAATCGTACCGTCTGCCATGTCATTAGCATGTATGCGTGATTTCTCCTCGCCGGCAGACTCTCCGATCCAAGATTGTGATGTCTGTATTTTAGCTCCTTCGATCAGGCAACACGGGATCATACCAGAGTTGATCAGAGCAGATCATATTTGCACATTTTGTGCACTAACAGATTGTGCTCTTGGGGCTGATTGGATTTTCTTTGCAGATTGCTGATGGGACAGAACTTCTCCGGCGAGCTCCCGCCGGACTTTGCCTACTTCCCCTATCTTCTCCAGCTGTAAGAACTGAACAACCTGTGCCATAAACCTTAGCTGTTAAGGGAATAATAATAGCAGCATAATCCATATTTCtcgtagaaaaaaaaaacataatccATCCATATTTCCATGTTACAGAGATCTAAGCAGGAGCTTGTTTCATGGTGGAGTGCCTCACCAGTGGGCCCGGATGAAGTTACAAGGACTGTGAGTGACCTTACCCTTTGATTGTCTCATTGTTCTCTTGAGTCTTGACTAGCAGAGCAAAATATAGCACGTGGAGTTGTTTTGGAGTCTCAGAAAAAGAGATGCCACTGGGTAGTGTTTTCCTGCAATTTGCGAAGCCAGTCATTGTCTCATCTATGGAGCAGGGCCTAGAGTGTCGGCAAGCAGAGCATCTAAGATAGCAACAAATTAGACCACTCTCAAGGATATTTTTCTATCCTGTGATAGATTAGGTGGGCTTTTGTCCTATATCAAAAGCTAACATGAATACTAGTCATCCTTTGTGCACTTATACCTACTTTTTCAGCACTTCAGATATTGTTAGGTTCAATACAAGAAGAGCAAATTGAACTATAAGCAGCAATGCATTATTGCCCCCTTTGCTGTCTTGTTAATACAGCAGTAAATTCTTATTCATCTAACTGCTTAATGCACTACAAATGAATGTGATTTTTCTGATGATAAGCATAAAATGCATCTGTTTTGGTCATGTTCGATCTGAATCAaatttcctttttcatttttcttcctTTTGGGATTGGGCTTCAGTCGAAAGTGACTCTCTGTTTGAATGAGGGAATAAATGACTGTAGCAAAAGCTGGAACAAAATTATATTTGTATTTGTTTTCAGAACAACTGTTCCTCATAAAAGAATTAATTGCATCATGCACAATTAGATTTCAACGCAATATTGAAAATATATAATTCATACTCAATAATTGCCGGTCCGTTGCGGATGCTTGTCAGTCAGAATTTAGTTGTACAAGAATCCCATATTAACCTTTTTGAGAGGCTTGGAGGTCAGTCTCCCATGTCTGCAGGGAGGATAGCAAGTGTACAATACACACTGTAATTCTCAGTTACCAATATAGAACAGAATAATATGTAAGACATATCGTAGAACAGAATTACACAGCATGTTGTTGATCTGTTGATGCCAAAGCCATGCAGGTCACTGATGGGAAACAAATTGTCAGGGCCTTTCCCCATGGAGCTTACAAAGATCACAACCCTGACTAACCTGTAAGTAGGAAGTCTGGTGAAAACAATTTCTGTTAACTAGTTTATGAGTTTAGTTTCCTTATTATGACTGGAAAATTAATCTGCAGGAGCATTGAAGGGAACGAGTTCCTTGGGCCAATCCCTCCTGAAATTGGACATCTCACTCAAATGGAGAAGCTGTGAGTGTCCTTGTTTATACTACATTAAGATAACATATAATTATCGGTAGAGTTTGGCAATGTAGTTTCCGATGATTTATGTACTGATCCTGAAATTCAGAATATTATCAACCAATGAGTTCACTGGACCCCTTCCAGCTGCTCTTTCCTTGTTGACTAATTTAACTGACTTGTAAGGATATCTTGATCTTTCCTTGTCCTCCCTCTGTTTCACCTTGCAGAGTCTTTTGATAATGTTTAACTATTGAAACTGGTAACAGGAGGATTTCTGGCAACAATTTATCCGGAAGACTGCCTGATTTTTGGGGGAAATTGGCAAAGCTCGAAAAATTGTGAGTCAGTGAATTCGTGATAAAACACATTACTTATCTACAGAAATACCACAGTTCGACAATTATCTTCTATATTTAATATAACTCTTCTTGGTGCAGGCAAATCGAAGGATCTTTGTTGGAAGGGCCTATTCCCTCGAGCCTATCTGAATTGACAAACCTTTATGATCTGTATGTCAgcacaaaattttgaaattgtCATAATTCTACACACATAATAGTATTCACTTATTTGGTATAAGTTCACAAACCGACACAAAAAGGGGTATAAGTTTCTGTGTTGCTTTTCTTTATTAAACAGGAGGTTTAGTGATCTTAGAGGTACTGGATCAGCTTTCCCGGATTTAAGTAGAATGCAATCCATGAAAACAATGTAAGTTCGTGGTTTGCTGAAGTTTTCAAGCTTGTCATATGCAGGCTTTCATACGATACAAAATTGTTCAAATGTAGGGTACTAAGGAACTGTTCAATCAGTGGAAGTATCCCATCTTACATTGGGACATTGACAAATCTTAAGCATCTGTAAGTTCATCGTGGCAATTTTCTTGAACTGATGTTTGCATAATTTGCATCAGTTTCTATTAGAATCTTAGCAATACTGAAACCTTACAGTCGTTTTTTCTTCAGCCTCATGTGAATTCCATATAAAGCAACACAACATATCTGTGAAGACAACACATATGAATGATCATCTAAATTACAAAATACAGAAGtgctaaatatttttattattaatttttttatcatcaaCATTAACTATGCAGGGACCTGAGCTTTAATAAACTGAGTGGAGAAATACCAGCTTCTTTTGCTAACATGGAAAAGGTAGATTACATGTAAGTTGTGGCGTTTTGCATAAATTGAACTAAACATGACATTTCCTTCTGCTCCTCTCTTGAATGCATCCCAACCAAATTTGTCCTGCAGATATCTAACTGGAAATTCACTCTCTGGGAACATACCTGGATGGTTATTGAGAAGAAACAAAATTGCGTAAGTTATTGTCTGTGTGCGCACACTCTGAGGCAGCAAAACTGCATCATTCTTACATGCTGATACCTTCAGACATCCATGAAAGATATGTCGCATATCTTTCCTTTCCAGCACATTTTAAAGCTATCATAAAAGTTAAGGAAGTACGACTTTCTTTTGCCAAGATGTTAGTATGTCAGAACAATGCCGAATTGCCGATGTTCATTCATACATGATTGTAGAAAACTAATAAAATGATTTCCTATTTCTTAATTGCATCCGTGATGTTCGTGATAATGGAAATATCTATGAATCACTTGAGTTTTCTTTCTACTTCCACTCTTGTTTGTTCATACATGATTGTAGAAAACTAATAAACTGTTTTCCTATTTCTTAATTGCATCTGTGATTTTCGTCATAATGGAAATAGCCATGAATCAGTTTTCTTTCTACGTCCACTCTTGTTTAACTTTGGTGGCTTCATAGAGATATTGCTTGATACCCATATGTACATGAAGCTAAGAATTTTGATAATAGAACTGTTATTATTGAAGATAGAAGTCAAACGTTCACTTAGTATAATCAAGTATAACAGAAAATGATCAAATGCAGGGATATATCTTTTAATAACTTCACATTGGGGAGTTCAGGTCCTAGCCAATGCAATCAAGGGAGCGTGTAAGAAACCTTTAGTGTGATGCCCAGTTTTTTTGCCCTTCAGAATACTTATGGAAATACATAACTCTTTCCCTGTGAATCCTTCAATTGCAGCAATCTTGTGGAGAGCTATTCGCCTGAAATGAACAGTCTGTAAGAGTCTTTAGCTTGTTGCTTCAAGATATTAAAAAACTTTATACCAATAGACCAGTCCAGACATGATAAAATGGTCTAACTCTGGGTACTTTTACCTTCTGTGCAGAAATAGTGTTCAGCCATGCTTGAAGAGGGATTTCCCATGTGTTGCTTCTCATGGACAATGTAAGTTAATGCTTAGTGTTGCTTCACAGTTAATTCTAAAGCTTTGGTACACCATAATGCATTCTTATAGAGAAACAAAGAACAAATGGTTTTGTTGATATGTATTCCGCATGCATGCTGATAATCATGATAATCAAGGTTAGCTACGATAACGAACTTTGGATTAGTTATAAATTGCTAGTGCTTGCCGGATTACAAAATCGAAATGGTAACTCGAAATAAACACAGCCAATAAAATCACTAACTGGTAATTTGTTACTACTTCTACACAAAGGTGCATTGGTTTTGAAGTACATAATGTTCAGCCCCATAGCTAGTTTTCTTCTTGTTTTAGCACTGAAGCTGCATTCAACATTTGCTTCCACATTTTTCGCAGATCGGTCTTCCTTGCATATCAATTGTGGTGACAAAGAAGCAACTGTTAATGGAATTAAATACGAAGCTGACATGACACCAAAAGGTGCTGCAGTGCTGTATGTAAGCCCAGGATCGAACTGGGCATTCAGCAGCAATGGAAACTTCATGGACAACAACATCAATGATGACAACTACATTGCAGCAAGTGCATCAAAATTGACCATGGTTAACTCAGAGCTGTATGCCAAAGCCCGTCTTTCTCCTCTTTCGCTCACATATTATGGGCTTTGTATGTTCAGTGGGAGCTACACGGTTAAGCTCCACTTTGCTGAAATTGTATACACAAATGACAGCACATACTATAGCCTTGGCAAAAGAAGATTTAACGTGTTCATACAGGTAGAACTAGATTATTAGTTGTGTCCCTACGAATATAAGATATGCCTTTGTTAGCTGTGATAATAGCAACAGATTCTCTAATCTCAGGGAAGAATGGTTCTAGAGGATTTTGATATCGAACGATCTGCTGGTGGGGTTGGAAAGCCAATTGTAAAGATTTTTCAAACATATGTAACAAATCATACATTAGAGATTCAGTTCTATTGGGCAGGAAGAGGGACAACAGGCATTCCAAATAGAGGATATTATGGTCCCCTGGTATCTGCAATATCAGTAATTCCAAGTGTGTCCTTTTAACTCTTGAATTTGTCAGTTTTTCATAATGTATTCCAAATAATTACTGTGAGCAAGAACACAATATTGAACATCATGCACGATGTCCTTGACTGCACGTATAATAGTTTCGTAAGAAAACTATTATCTTCCTTACTGATCTGGCATGTTTGTTTATTTCAGACTTTCAGCTTCCATTGGCTGTTGAACCTCCCCAAACTGGCAGTAGCAGGAAGACTCCGGGGGTGTCTTTATCTGAAGCGTTCATGATTGGAATCTCAATTATAGCAATATTCACTGCACTGATTGTTGGCATTTGTTGGATTAAGCAGCTGCGAAAGAGCTCAACAAATAAAGGTGCCACAGCAACTTTCTTATTCAACttatttcaatttttattttacataataAAATGCTAACTATCTTTCACTTTTGGTTAAATGTGCATACTAGAGCACAAGGTTCAAACATTTATCTATTCTGTACTGCTCAGAGCACAAGCGATAGCAAGATGATTACTATTTAGGATCTAAACTAAACCGGAATTTTATAGTACTGTACAAGTGGTTAAGTCAGAATAGTGAACCTTTTGCGTATTCATGGGAGCAAAGAAACCACTCATATCTTTGTTATATACGCTAATGACCACATGAAAAACCTTTTTTTACAGATCTCAGAGCCCTTGACCTGCAAATTGGCTCCTTTACCTTGCGACAACTTAAAGCAGCTACTGGGAACTTCGATGCGGCTAACAAGATTGGCGAAGGTGGTTTTGGTTCAGTTTACAAGGTCAGTCATCATTGCTTCCAATCCATAAGTTATGCAGAGCTTAATACTGCTAAATTATAACTCTTATAATGGGACATTGCCTTTGCTGACAGGGTTTATTGTCCGATGGAACCATCATTGCTGTCAAGCAGTTATCATCAAGGTCCAGACAAGGGAATCGTGAATTTGTGACTGAGATAGGCATGATATCTGCACTCCAGCATCCAAACCTTGTCAAGCTTTACGGCTGCTGTACAGAAGGAAACCAACTGTTGCTAGTCTACGAGTATATGGAAAACAATTGCCTTGCACGTGCTCTTTTTGGTAATCTTACTTTACTGTTTTTTGGTTCACCGCTTATACTTATGCCGCATGTTAGAATTCATCAACAATTTCCATGAACTGTTACAATTGGGGTTCCAGTTGAACAATATAAACTGAGGTTGGACTGGGCAACAAGACGTAAGATTTGCCTTGGGATAGCAAGAGGTCTAGCATATCTTCACGAGGAGTCCGCAATAAAGATCGTGCACCGAGATATCAAGGCCAGCAATATACTGCTTGACAAAGATTTGAATGCCAAGATCTCAGATTTTGGGCTAGCAAAGCTTAGTGAAGATGATCACACCCACATAAGCACAAAAGTAGCCGGAACTATGTAAGTGTTTTCAATTCCATACCCTTGTTTTCCTCGAAATGTAGAATTTCATCCACACATCCCATTGCCATACAAGGCTACAGCTAAGAAGCTTTAGAAGGAAGGCAGTTAGAAGCAATGGTAACAATGACCATTGCAACATTTACGTAGGGCAAAAACACTAAAAACCCAGATAAATATGAAGTCATCAGCTAAGAGTCAGAAAACCACATGCATATGGGGGGTGTCATTGCTGCATATAAACATAAATAACAAAAGACACAACTAGCGCAGATTAATAGTTTCCTTGAATGGAGAACTTAAAGTTATTAATCAGTTCATATTTGAACAACTATTGATGACAATTACTTTTCTGCGCACTTCTAGGTAAGTCCATTGAACTGCACGACTTACAGCTGACTTGATCATTCTGTATTCATGCAGCGGATACATGGCGCCTGAGTATGCTATGCGTGGTTATTTAACAGACAAAGCTGACGTTTATAGTTTTGGGGTTGTTGCTTTGGAAATCGTCAGTGGGAAAAGCAACACAAACTACAGGCCAAAGGAAGATTTTGTTTATCTTCTTGATTGGGTAACTCCTAAATCTTAATTTTGTAAGCAGTAATTGGACCATGTTTGCCCATACTATTGGGAAATAAATCGATTTTCACTTAACATTAGCATGTTTCATGAGAGTGACAGTGGACGCACATTTAAGATAACCTTATTGTTTAAACATTAGCATTAGGTCAGTCATGCGACCAAGCCTTGTGTCCTTGCTGACCAAACTTCTCCAGGACATACATGAATGTCCACCTATACATTTTCTACATTACAGTTCTGACATGTTTTGTCCTTACAAAAGAAATAGTGCGTTAATTGTTATGATTTTTACCTCTAGGGTAACAAAATAAGGAATTTTCATGTTTAAACAAAGGAAACTGGATTATATTCAATCAAAATGTCAAACTCTACCAGTTCTCATTCTATTATCATGTACAAACCTTGAGAGTAGTAAGTTAATTGCATCTCTTAAACTGTCCCAGGCTTGCCTTCTACACGAGAGGGGAACTCTCTTGGAACTGGTAGATCCAGATCTAGGATCCAATTACTCAACAGAAGAGGCTCTCCTGATGCTGAATGTTGCCCTGCTATGCACCACTGCAGCACCTACACTCAGACCAAAGATCTCCAAAGTTGTTAGCCTGCTTGAGGGCCACACCCCCCTTAAGCCCTTGCTTTCAGAACTCAGCCTTGCTGCAAATAGCCTGAGCTCAAGTGGTTTACGCAGGAACTTCTGGCAAAACCCAAGTGAGAGCCAGAGCCTGACAGCACAAGCATCATGCAACAACACTAATGAGTCATCAACTCTAGACATTGATGGTAGCCTGAGAACTTTTGTGAGCTAAATGTAGTACATGCGCTTCATGAACTAAGCGTACATGTAAGAACTACTAGGGATAGACCAGTGTATCTATCAATAGTGCAGTTTAAATAACAAGTAACATACTAATGTCAAATCCTGGTAAGCCATGAGCATTTAAGTACTCTTTGCTTCACACTGGGGGCTCCCAATGGTCTCTGAAATCTAGtcttgcttttgcttttgtttcCAAAAGGAGAAATTACAAATTGACAATATAGTATTTCATTTGATAGCATAAATTAACTATCAGACATTACATAAAGATGTAAAGTATCGGTTTTTACTTCATAAGTACTCTAGAACTCAGCCCACCTAAAACATCATACCAGATCAATaaccatcatcaccaaaataTTGTTACTTTACTAGTAAGATGCCTTCTTTAGCAGAATTTCTGGCAAAATAACTTTTAAGGTTGGAGCACCTGAGGAGATCTCAAGTGTATCCCCATGCTGAATTGAATACACTACATGTGAACCATCAACATAAACAGCACCTTCTTCATTGTGCCAGACAAGAAGCATGTGTTGCTCTTGCTTAACTAAACCATGCAGCAGTGGTTTGTCAGCATCTGTTGGTGAAATGGGCTCCCTTATCATATACTGAAGCTCATGGCTTGATAATGGCATCACAAATCCTCCAGCTGATAGCATGGCAGCAGTTGATCCAGCAGCTGTTGAGACCCTCAGACCGCTTGATCTACAATTAATTAAATACGAGCTCTCTCCATTGTTGCTTCTTTTCCTGAGATGGTCATGTTAATCAGAATCGTTCACATCTGAAACTAAATTCAATTTACTAGGAAGCTCAGACAAAATACCTAAATGAGAAACGCGACACACTTGCTGGACAGGGGTGTGACACCAATATATCATTCAGAGCATAAGTTGGTAGCTGAA is a genomic window of Phragmites australis chromosome 17, lpPhrAust1.1, whole genome shotgun sequence containing:
- the LOC133896661 gene encoding probable LRR receptor-like serine/threonine-protein kinase At1g07650 isoform X3 — protein: MAWKSPPCGWRWLFLVFFLCLLVAEVVHGAGAEAAAPPRVFPTEVRVLRRIAAKLGVSHWDFAADPCGSGGVECDCSFSNRTVCHVISILLMGQNFSGELPPDFAYFPYLLQLDLSRSLFHGGVPHQWARMKLQGLSLMGNKLSGPFPMELTKITTLTNLSIEGNEFLGPIPPEIGHLTQMEKLRISGNNLSGRLPDFWGKLAKLEKLQIEGSLLEGPIPSSLSELTNLYDLRFSDLRGTGSAFPDLSRMQSMKTMVLRNCSISGSIPSYIGTLTNLKHLDLSFNKLSGEIPASFANMEKVDYIYLTGNSLSGNIPGWLLRRNKIADISFNNFTLGSSGPSQCNQGSVNLVESYSPEMNSLNSVQPCLKRDFPCVASHGQYRSSLHINCGDKEATVNGIKYEADMTPKGAAVLYVSPGSNWAFSSNGNFMDNNINDDNYIAASASKLTMVNSELYAKARLSPLSLTYYGLCMFSGSYTVKLHFAEIVYTNDSTYYSLGKRRFNVFIQGRMVLEDFDIERSAGGVGKPIVKIFQTYVTNHTLEIQFYWAGRGTTGIPNRGYYGPLVSAISVIPNFQLPLAVEPPQTGSSRKTPGVSLSEAFMIGISIIAIFTALIVGICWIKQLRKSSTNKDLRALDLQIGSFTLRQLKAATGNFDAANKIGEGGFGSVYKGLLSDGTIIAVKQLSSRSRQGNREFVTEIGMISALQHPNLVKLYGCCTEGNQLLLVYEYMENNCLARALFVEQYKLRLDWATRRKICLGIARGLAYLHEESAIKIVHRDIKASNILLDKDLNAKISDFGLAKLSEDDHTHISTKVAGTIGYMAPEYAMRGYLTDKADVYSFGVVALEIVSGKSNTNYRPKEDFVYLLDWACLLHERGTLLELVDPDLGSNYSTEEALLMLNVALLCTTAAPTLRPKISKVVSLLEGHTPLKPLLSELSLAANSLSSSGLRRNFWQNPSESQSLTAQASCNNTNESSTLDIDGSLRTFVS